The DNA region GGAAGAAGATCGCCGCGGTCTACAACCCGGCGGAGGACAACATGGTTGTCGCCGTGCGCGACCTGAAGGAGGAGGCCGCCCGCCAGGGGGTGGAGATCCACGACGCCGCGCTGCCGCGCGACGCCTCCGGAGCGCCGCAGGCGGCCGCCATCCCCGACCTGATCGCCGACGCCGCCCGCGCCGGGGCGGAGCTGGTCTACATCGGGCCGGACACGCTGGTCGCCTCCAACAACAACGCTGTGGTGGCGGAGCAGGCGCTGGCCCACCGGCTGGCCACCTTCTGCTCCACCGAGCTGCCGATCCGCCGGGCCAACCTGCTGATGGGGCTGGTCAGCCCGGCCGTCAACGTCGGGCGCTTCGCCGGGCTGAAGGCGGTGGAGATCCTGACCGGGGCCAAGCCCGCCGACACCATTCCGGTGGAGACGCTGAACCGCTTCTCCCTGCTGCTGCGCATCGGGGCGGCCAAGCAACTGGACCTCTACCCGCCGATGCGCCTGCTCAACATCGCCGAAATCGTCCAGGACGCCTGACATGACGGTCCTCTTATCCCCCGAACAGACGGTCCACACGGGCATGCTGCGCGTCCGGCGCGGCGAGCCGGTCTGCGTTCCCTACCGCATCCGCTTCCTCGGCCCCGCCGACCTGCCGGCGCTGGAGGCGTTCCGCGGCTACATCTTCGGGCAGTTGCCGGACATCGACGCCTATTTCCCCGAGACGCCGGAGTTCGCCGGTCTGCATGTGGGCGAGCGCGGCGTGACGCTGGGGCTGGAGGCCGAGGGGCGGCTGATCGGCTGCGCCATCCTGGGCCTGCCGCAGCCGGGCATGCCGGCCTTCGTGGACGACCTGCCGGGCACGCGCCCCGCCGTCACCGCCACCGCCCACATGGCGAGCTGCATGGTCCATCCGGACTTCCGCGGCAACGGGCTGCAACGGCTGCTGGTGACGCTGCGCACGCTCCACGCGCTGGGGGCGGGGCGCCCGCACCTGTTCTCGCGCGTCGCCCTGTCCAACCCGCGCAGCCTGGCGAACCTGCTGGCCGGCGGCTTCCTGGTGCGCCGGGTGCTGGTCATGCACGCCAGCGGCCGGCTGCGCTACCTGCTGCATCGCGACCTCGGGGCGGCGCCGCCGGCCTGGGTGCCGGGCAGCGAGCGCGTTTTCGCGGTGCCCGAGCTGGACGAGCAGCGGGCGGTGATCGAGGCCGGCTGGGTCGGGCGGTCGGTGGAGCTGGACGGTCCCGTGCCGCTGGTCACCTACGCGCGCCCGATGGAGGCTGCGACGGCCCTGCCGCAGGACACCGCGCTGGAGGTCGCGCCATGAGCGCTCCGCTCAAAACGGCGGTCGTCGTCGATCCCTATTCCACCGGCATCCTTCTGGCGCCGCGCCTGCGCGCGCGGGGCTACGAGGTGGTCGCGGTGCAGAGCCGCCCCGACCTCGCCCCGTCGCTGCTGCGCAGCTACCAGCCCGACGACTTCGCGGCGCACATCCTCCACGACGGCGACCTCGACGCGCTGGCGAGGACGCTGCGCCCGCTGGCCCCGGCCTTCATCCTGCCGGGCAACGAGTCCGCGGTGGAGTTGACCGACGCGCTGGGCGCCGTCCTTGGCACGCCGGGCAACAGCCCGAAGCTGACCGCCGCGCGCCGCAACAAGTTCATGATGATCGAGCGGCTGGCCGCCGCCGGCCTGCTGACCGCCCGCCAGACCATGGCGACCAGCGCCACCGAGGCGGTGGAATGGGCGGCGCAGGCGGGCTGGCCCGTGGTGGCGAAGCCGATGGCCAGCGCCTCCACCGACCATGTCTATTTCTGCGACACCCCCGCGCAGCTCCGCGCCGCCGTCGAGGCCATCCTCGGCAGCCGCGATTTCTGCGGGTCGGCCAACGAGCGGGTTCTGGTGCAGACCTACCTGGACGGGCTCGAATACGTCGTCAACACGGTCAGCCGCGGCGGGCGCCACTATGTCTGCGACGTGCTGCTGTCGGCCAAGCGGGCGCTGAACGGGTCGCCCTTCGTGTACGACAATTACCGTCTGCTGCCGCCGGAGGAGCCGGTGGCGCAGGCGCTGATGGCCTACATCCGCCGGGTCCTCGACGCGCTGGAGATCACCGACGGCGCCGGCCATGCCGAGGTGCGGATGACCGCGCGCGGACCGGCGCTGGTGGAGATCGCGGCGCGCGCCATGGGCCCGGCCGGCTCGACCACCGGCATCGCGGCGGGCACCGGGCACGATCAGGTGGACCTGCTGGTCGATGCCTTCGACGGGGCGGCGGCGGTCGGGCCGCGGCTCGGCGGCCATTACCGCTTCCTGGCCGACGCGATGGTCCTCTACCTGCCGGTGCTGGTGTCGGGCCGGGTGGAGGCGCTGCCGGACCTCTCCGTCCTGGACGGGATGGCGAGCGTGCGCGGTTACGGCCTCGTGCCGCGGGTTGGGGACGAGGTGGTGCCGACGCTCGATCTGACGCAGGTGCTGGCGAAAATCTACTTGGCGCATCCCGACCGGGCCGTGTTCGAGCGCGACTGGGCCGCCATCCGCTCCCTGGAGGACCGCCTCCAGCCGACCGTCGCGTAGCGTCGGAGCGGGCGGGCGGCGATGGCGCATGTCCCTTACGAGCAGCGCTGGGCCGCGGCCCGCAA from Azospirillum brasilense includes:
- a CDS encoding ATP-grasp domain-containing protein, which gives rise to MSAPLKTAVVVDPYSTGILLAPRLRARGYEVVAVQSRPDLAPSLLRSYQPDDFAAHILHDGDLDALARTLRPLAPAFILPGNESAVELTDALGAVLGTPGNSPKLTAARRNKFMMIERLAAAGLLTARQTMATSATEAVEWAAQAGWPVVAKPMASASTDHVYFCDTPAQLRAAVEAILGSRDFCGSANERVLVQTYLDGLEYVVNTVSRGGRHYVCDVLLSAKRALNGSPFVYDNYRLLPPEEPVAQALMAYIRRVLDALEITDGAGHAEVRMTARGPALVEIAARAMGPAGSTTGIAAGTGHDQVDLLVDAFDGAAAVGPRLGGHYRFLADAMVLYLPVLVSGRVEALPDLSVLDGMASVRGYGLVPRVGDEVVPTLDLTQVLAKIYLAHPDRAVFERDWAAIRSLEDRLQPTVA
- a CDS encoding ABC transporter substrate binding protein, producing MSLSRRTVLTGALTAGALAAGGVPALAQPSFGPAVRTFTAARPARIVVLTPRKDVGDVLGLRDFIASSGLSATVEVREVPQASAMPALLPEIRASKPDLVVTVFTPLTLGAVGRYDDPDPSRFLTDVPVVFTSVTDPVASRVVRALDRPGRAVTGTRHIAPAAVQMKTMLSYRRWKKIAAVYNPAEDNMVVAVRDLKEEAARQGVEIHDAALPRDASGAPQAAAIPDLIADAARAGAELVYIGPDTLVASNNNAVVAEQALAHRLATFCSTELPIRRANLLMGLVSPAVNVGRFAGLKAVEILTGAKPADTIPVETLNRFSLLLRIGAAKQLDLYPPMRLLNIAEIVQDA
- a CDS encoding GNAT family N-acetyltransferase, with the translated sequence MTVLLSPEQTVHTGMLRVRRGEPVCVPYRIRFLGPADLPALEAFRGYIFGQLPDIDAYFPETPEFAGLHVGERGVTLGLEAEGRLIGCAILGLPQPGMPAFVDDLPGTRPAVTATAHMASCMVHPDFRGNGLQRLLVTLRTLHALGAGRPHLFSRVALSNPRSLANLLAGGFLVRRVLVMHASGRLRYLLHRDLGAAPPAWVPGSERVFAVPELDEQRAVIEAGWVGRSVELDGPVPLVTYARPMEAATALPQDTALEVAP